From the genome of Muricauda sp. SCSIO 64092, one region includes:
- a CDS encoding MBL fold metallo-hydrolase: MKVEQMYTGCLAQGAYYIESNGEAAIIDPLREVDPYIKMAKERNAQIKYVFETHFHADFVSGHIDLAQKTGAKIVYGPTEMKTGFDFISATDGQEFRLGNVVIRLIHTPGHTMESSCYLLIDENGRETSLFSGDTLFIGDVGRPDLAQKVIAELTQEKLAGLLFESLRNKIMPLPNDVIVYPGHGAGSACGKMMSNETTDTLGHQKETNYALDPKLTKEQFIDSILTGLTPPPGYFPQNVLLNIKGYQAIDHVIEKGTTPLGIEAFETAWEETSALLLDTRDAQKFARGHIPGSFNIGLDGSFANWVGTTIVDVKTPILIIAEEGKEEEVAIRLARIGFDNALGYLKGGMWAWEQAGKQLHTVKSIGPERLEENHVDLLDVRRKSEYNTEHVLHAINLPLDYFKNNLSEIDKNKIYYVHCRSGYRSMVFISILRSMGYENLVDVKGGFNALKTSGKFDISNYVAPTTML; the protein is encoded by the coding sequence ATGAAAGTAGAGCAAATGTATACCGGTTGTCTGGCCCAAGGGGCCTATTATATAGAAAGCAATGGTGAAGCGGCGATCATAGACCCTTTGCGGGAAGTGGACCCCTACATAAAAATGGCCAAAGAGCGCAATGCCCAGATCAAATATGTATTTGAGACCCATTTTCATGCGGATTTTGTCTCGGGACATATCGATCTCGCTCAAAAAACAGGAGCAAAAATTGTCTATGGACCAACTGAAATGAAAACTGGATTCGATTTCATTTCAGCAACGGACGGGCAAGAGTTTAGGTTGGGAAATGTCGTAATCCGTCTAATCCACACCCCAGGGCATACCATGGAGAGCAGTTGCTATCTCTTGATTGACGAAAATGGCAGGGAAACTTCATTGTTTTCAGGAGACACCTTGTTCATTGGCGATGTAGGCCGTCCAGATTTGGCACAAAAGGTCATTGCAGAGCTGACCCAGGAAAAATTGGCCGGGTTGCTATTTGAATCCCTTAGGAACAAAATCATGCCCTTGCCAAACGATGTCATCGTTTATCCCGGACACGGTGCCGGTAGTGCCTGTGGCAAAATGATGAGCAATGAAACAACAGATACTTTGGGACATCAAAAAGAGACAAACTATGCCCTTGATCCCAAATTGACCAAGGAGCAGTTTATCGACAGTATTTTAACAGGATTAACGCCACCTCCAGGCTATTTCCCCCAGAACGTTCTATTGAACATAAAAGGATATCAGGCCATTGACCATGTCATTGAAAAGGGAACTACCCCATTAGGTATTGAAGCATTTGAAACAGCCTGGGAAGAAACATCGGCCCTACTATTGGATACCAGGGATGCCCAAAAGTTTGCAAGGGGCCATATTCCGGGTTCATTCAATATTGGATTGGATGGGAGTTTTGCCAACTGGGTGGGCACTACCATTGTTGATGTAAAAACCCCCATACTGATCATTGCTGAGGAAGGCAAGGAAGAAGAAGTAGCCATCCGATTGGCGAGAATAGGATTCGACAATGCCCTTGGTTACCTAAAAGGGGGCATGTGGGCTTGGGAACAAGCAGGAAAGCAGCTGCACACCGTAAAATCCATTGGTCCGGAAAGGTTGGAGGAAAACCATGTAGACCTATTGGACGTTAGACGAAAAAGCGAATACAATACGGAACATGTCCTGCATGCCATTAATCTACCCCTTGATTATTTCAAGAACAACCTATCCGAAATAGACAAGAACAAAATCTATTATGTCCATTGCAGAAGTGGGTATCGTTCCATGGTATTCATCTCCATTCTGCGTTCCATGGGCTATGAAAACCTGGTTGATGTCAAAGGTGGTTTTAATGCACTAAAAACGAGTGGAAAATTTGATATCTCCAACTATGTGGCCCCTACCACAATGTTATAA
- a CDS encoding WG repeat-containing protein produces the protein MKRMFVVMAVVLCASVSAQLPESLDEVTPFHEGLAAIRQGDAWAFIDDLGNIIIDFRNDLHWTGKEVDSDNGILAITYPHFSNGRCMVKKEVDDIPVFGFINTKGELVIRHEFLNVRPFKNGYTTGVIFEKIPRGQNEFKLNIYEYRFHEVVMDTDGNIVTFLKRRYNIQMKKSRYDLPKIHSKLMGPKLIAIKKEGNWELQRLQL, from the coding sequence ATGAAAAGAATGTTTGTAGTAATGGCAGTAGTACTATGTGCCAGTGTAAGCGCACAACTCCCCGAAAGCTTGGATGAAGTGACCCCCTTTCACGAAGGATTGGCCGCTATACGACAAGGGGATGCATGGGCATTTATTGATGATTTAGGGAACATTATCATCGATTTTAGAAACGATCTGCATTGGACCGGAAAAGAAGTGGATTCGGACAATGGCATCTTGGCGATAACGTACCCACACTTTTCCAATGGTCGTTGCATGGTGAAAAAAGAAGTGGACGATATCCCTGTGTTTGGCTTTATCAATACCAAAGGGGAACTGGTGATACGACATGAATTCTTAAATGTACGGCCATTTAAGAATGGGTATACTACGGGCGTCATTTTTGAAAAAATCCCAAGAGGGCAAAACGAATTTAAGCTCAACATCTATGAGTACAGATTCCATGAAGTTGTTATGGATACCGATGGGAACATCGTTACGTTTTTGAAAAGGAGGTACAATATCCAAATGAAAAAAAGTCGATATGACCTTCCCAAAATACATTCAAAACTAATGGGCCCAAAGCTCATTGCCATCAAGAAGGAAGGGAACTGGGAATTGCAACGATTACAACTTTAG
- a CDS encoding DUF2267 domain-containing protein, whose translation MALNFNQYASEGNRFLKGYAKAMNLGDNTEKAGRILIAVLHALRDIIPIQESLQLIAQLPMFIKGAYVHGWSSKKKKLRIKRMPDFIDLVRKHDGPAAVNDFEYSEEVAEQYIRTTFIYLRQYVSLGELQDIRDALPKELKNMVYSNLMF comes from the coding sequence ATGGCACTAAACTTTAATCAATATGCATCTGAAGGAAATAGGTTCTTAAAAGGATATGCCAAAGCAATGAACCTTGGTGATAATACCGAGAAAGCAGGACGGATACTCATTGCCGTACTCCACGCCCTACGGGATATTATCCCAATTCAAGAATCATTACAGCTTATCGCCCAGCTACCTATGTTTATAAAGGGTGCATACGTTCATGGCTGGAGCAGTAAAAAGAAAAAGCTGCGGATAAAACGTATGCCGGATTTCATCGATTTAGTGAGAAAGCACGATGGTCCCGCTGCCGTGAACGACTTTGAATATAGCGAAGAAGTGGCCGAACAGTACATAAGGACCACCTTTATTTATTTGCGACAATACGTTTCCCTGGGAGAGCTCCAGGACATACGGGATGCGTTACCAAAAGAATTAAAGAACATGGTGTATTCAAATCTCATGTTTTAA
- a CDS encoding universal stress protein, with product MGQYVWAIYFSDSKKRTTLFWVSTMKTILVPIDFSEHSQNALQVASFLAKQHHAKIILFHMIGISESVFAKSELEEEGEVKYYLQLAKKKLKSFLDKSYLRDLKIETIIQNLKDFSEVSTVAQEKQADLVVMGSHGASTFHAFFVGSNTEKVVRTSHIPVLVIKSKHSSFHIRKILFATDLSPESAFAYGKVKALAKTFHAELPIVHVNTIGANYRSNSKIREDIVSFRALLKENVDVEIHDDSTVEDGIFNHAMNINADIVALSTRGRKGLAHFFLGSIGENVANTVRLPVLTIRAQLTPKK from the coding sequence ATGGGGCAGTATGTATGGGCAATCTATTTTAGTGATTCCAAAAAGAGGACAACGCTTTTTTGGGTCAGCACCATGAAAACAATACTTGTACCCATCGACTTTTCGGAACATTCCCAAAATGCTTTGCAGGTAGCTTCGTTTTTGGCAAAACAACACCATGCAAAAATTATCCTCTTCCATATGATCGGAATATCGGAATCCGTGTTTGCCAAATCGGAACTGGAGGAAGAAGGGGAAGTAAAGTATTACTTGCAACTGGCCAAAAAGAAATTGAAGTCTTTTTTGGACAAATCGTATTTGCGGGATCTTAAGATAGAAACCATTATCCAAAACCTTAAGGATTTTAGTGAGGTATCAACGGTTGCCCAAGAGAAGCAAGCCGATTTGGTAGTAATGGGTTCCCATGGGGCCAGTACATTTCATGCATTTTTTGTGGGTTCAAATACGGAGAAGGTAGTGCGTACTTCCCATATCCCGGTTTTGGTCATAAAGTCAAAACATTCCAGTTTCCACATCAGAAAGATTTTGTTTGCAACGGATTTAAGTCCAGAAAGTGCTTTTGCCTATGGAAAAGTAAAGGCCTTGGCCAAAACGTTTCATGCGGAGTTGCCCATAGTTCATGTGAATACCATTGGCGCCAACTATAGAAGTAATTCCAAAATTCGGGAAGACATCGTTTCTTTCCGTGCACTATTGAAGGAAAACGTGGATGTTGAAATACATGATGACAGTACAGTGGAGGATGGAATATTCAACCATGCCATGAACATAAACGCAGATATTGTAGCATTATCCACCAGGGGGAGAAAGGGCTTGGCCCATTTCTTTCTGGGAAGCATAGGGGAAAACGTGGCAAATACGGTAAGACTCCCCGTGCTTACCATTAGGGCCCAATTAACCCCTAAAAAGTAA
- a CDS encoding PAS domain-containing sensor histidine kinase has translation MKLFEENDIFRILSEAVSEGILIVNDKQQIVASNSVANQMFGYSGEELNGQFLKVLLPSSAQSIHGKYFDGFLEKGKRRNMGLGLDLQGVRQDGSEFPLEIGLNPFKLLQKKYVMALVVDITERKKAEQAIGHWFRIFNESLNEIYVFDTKTLKFVNINHGAQLNLGYTLEELHQMSVLDIKPELTRESLKRLIWPLTKNKKDKIDFETIHRRKDGTTYPVEVHLQLSYIEKKEVCVAIVLDITDRKNYTEKLEHTVEERTLQLRKALKKEKELNELKTKFLSLVSHEFKTPLTSILTSITLLSKYTDSNQQEKRDKHIKTIKSKVKYLDNILSDFLSIERLETGKVRYNTTTFPLSKLVNEVIYTSNSLLKEGQRILYPKGIDGIMVTFDEKIMSLALSNLLLNAIKYSSEETNVELVVEETEDCLLIHISDQGVGIPKEDHPFIFDRYYRASNVLTTQGTGIGLNIARQHIVNLGGEILFKSELGHGSTFTLKIPVKSKSDEKDPVG, from the coding sequence ATGAAGCTATTTGAGGAAAATGATATTTTTAGAATATTGTCGGAAGCGGTATCCGAAGGGATTCTCATTGTAAATGACAAACAACAGATTGTGGCCAGTAATTCCGTGGCCAATCAAATGTTCGGCTACTCGGGGGAGGAATTGAATGGGCAATTTCTTAAGGTTTTGTTACCAAGCAGTGCCCAGTCCATCCATGGAAAATATTTTGACGGTTTTTTGGAAAAGGGAAAACGAAGAAATATGGGTCTGGGGCTGGACTTGCAAGGGGTAAGGCAAGATGGGAGCGAATTCCCCCTGGAAATAGGACTCAACCCTTTTAAGCTATTACAAAAAAAATATGTAATGGCCCTGGTGGTCGATATCACCGAACGGAAAAAGGCGGAACAGGCCATAGGGCATTGGTTCCGTATTTTCAATGAGTCGCTCAATGAAATCTATGTATTTGACACCAAAACCCTGAAATTCGTAAATATCAACCACGGAGCCCAACTGAACCTTGGTTATACCCTAGAAGAACTTCATCAAATGTCCGTTTTGGATATTAAACCGGAATTGACCAGGGAAAGCCTAAAAAGACTTATTTGGCCCTTAACAAAAAACAAAAAGGACAAAATCGATTTTGAAACCATCCACAGAAGAAAGGACGGTACTACCTACCCTGTTGAGGTACATTTACAATTGTCATATATTGAGAAAAAAGAGGTGTGCGTGGCCATAGTACTGGATATCACGGATAGGAAGAACTATACCGAAAAGCTGGAGCACACCGTTGAGGAACGCACCCTTCAACTCAGGAAAGCACTCAAAAAAGAAAAGGAGTTGAACGAACTAAAGACAAAGTTCCTCTCTTTGGTGTCCCATGAGTTCAAAACTCCCTTGACCAGTATCCTGACCTCAATAACGCTCTTGTCCAAGTATACGGATTCCAATCAGCAGGAGAAAAGGGATAAACACATCAAGACCATAAAATCCAAGGTAAAATATTTGGACAATATCCTTTCGGATTTTCTTTCCATAGAACGATTGGAAACAGGAAAAGTAAGGTACAATACCACCACATTCCCTTTGAGCAAACTCGTCAATGAGGTCATTTATACCTCCAATTCCTTGCTTAAGGAAGGCCAACGTATCCTATATCCCAAAGGAATAGATGGCATAATGGTCACTTTTGATGAAAAGATCATGTCCCTGGCCCTGTCCAATCTCTTGCTTAATGCCATAAAATATTCTTCCGAAGAGACCAATGTGGAACTGGTGGTGGAAGAAACCGAGGATTGCCTTCTCATACATATCAGTGATCAGGGGGTAGGGATACCAAAGGAAGACCACCCCTTTATTTTTGATAGATATTACAGGGCCAGCAATGTTTTGACAACCCAAGGGACCGGAATTGGTTTAAACATTGCCAGACAGCATATTGTGAATTTAGGCGGAGAGATTTTATTTAAGAGCGAGCTTGGTCATGGCTCTACATTTACCTTAAAGATTCCCGTTAAATCAAAGAGCGATGAAAAAGATCCTGTTG